The sequence CGAAGAAGGATGCCAGCGCGGTCAGGTATGAGCATCTGACGCCGCAAGACCTCCTCGATATCATCACCCGGGGCAGGATGGATGCAGGTGCCAATACGGTGCTCGACATCGTTGCAGGAAAGGTTGTTGAGCGGTCCGGGATCCCACTCCTGGTGCTCGACGGCCGTGACCCTGAGAACCTCTACCGGGCAATCGTGGAGGGGGCCTCTGTCGGCACCATCGTGAGCAGGGAGAACTCAAATCCCCTGCTTGCCTGAACTCCTCCCCATCGGTAACTATTTTTGTCTGCTTCCCCAATATGTAGTGGTACAGGGGCAGTAGGGTAGCCTGGTCCATCCTAGAGCGTTTGGGACGCTTTGACGGCAGTTCGAATCTGCCCTGCCCCATCTGATATGAACCGCGAGATCGCCTGTGAGGTGTACCGTCGCCTCCTCGCACACTATCCTATCGTCGGCGGCAAACGCCACTTTATCGATTTCGACAGCCCTTTTGAGTCGCTGATCCTCACCATCCTCTCCGCGCAGACGACGGACCGCGCTGTCAATGCTATCCGCGACGATCTCTTCTCCCGCTACCCGACGCCGGAGGCGCTCGCCCGCGCGGAGCCCGAGGAGGTGGAGCCGCTCATCAGGAGCATCGGTTTCCACCACTCAAAGGCCCGCTACATCGTCGGGACGGCGAGAAAACTTATCTCCGACTTCGGCGGGGAGGTTCCGAGGACGATTGCGGAACTGCAGTCGCTCCCCGGCGTCGGGAGGAAGACCGCAAACATCGTCCTCTCTCACGCGTTCGGGATCAATGTCGGTATTGCCGTCGATACCCATGTCCGCCGGGTTTCGAAGCGGATCGGGTTTACCGACAGCACCAACCCGGATATCATCGAGCGCGACCTCATGGCCCTCTTCCCTGAGGAGGCCTGGCAGGACATCAACTATCTCCTGATCCGCCTCGGGCGCGAGGTCTGCACGGCGCAGAACCCGAAGCATGAGGAGTGCTTCGTTGCGGACCTCTGCCGGTACTACCGGGACCTCCGCCGGTACTACCGGGACCTCCGCGCCGGGGAGGAGTGAGCGAAAGACCGGATAGGGCGGGAGCTGAGAGACCCCTCCCTCTCCCGGCTCAACAGAAAGGCTCCCGCAGCGCGCGGCCGGGCGGTGGAGATCCGCGAGCAGCTTTTTGGGGAGATGACGGGCGCTCTTGCTCACCAGTGCTCATAGCGCACCAGTTCCGACAACTCCTTGCGTCGTTTTGCCCGCGGCCGGTCCGCGGGATACCCGAGCGGGGTGAACGCGACCGGCTCGACGCCCTCTGGGATGCCCAGGACCTCACGCGCCGCGGTGGTGTCGAAGGCGGCGACCCAGTGGGTCCCAAGGCCCAGGCTCGCGGCCGCGAGCGTCAGGTGGTCGACGGCGATTGCCACGTCCACATCACTGTAGTTCTTCCCATCGGAGCGGGTCCATGCCTCCGACGAGACCGTGCAGGCGCACACGAGGAGGGGGGCCTCCAGGAAGAACGTTCTATCATAGATGCGCCCGAGTTCGCGCTCCTTCCCGGCGGTCCGGATCACGATGAACCGGAAGGGCTGCCGGTTCGCCGCCGTCGGGGCCAGTCGGGCGGCCTCGAGGACTGCATTGAGTTTCTCCTCCTCGACTGCGGCCTTTGTAAACGACCCGACACTGTAGCGGTTCCGGGCAAGATCGAGAAAACTTTCAAACCCCTTCCCGGCCGGGGATCTACCAAAGAGTTTTGTGATGGCCATGATGCCCGCGTTGTACCTCCACCCATATATGGTTGTCCGGGCAGGGGTGTGACGAAGCCCCTGACCTGTAGCCCGCTGTCAGATGAGGAAATACTGTTCCCGCCCGGCCCCTATCGAGCAGGGCGTTAACACAAAGTTTATTCGTATGGGGGCGAACATTCTATGGATGGCATCGCGGTGCGTAAACAACCTCGGTGGAAAGGTGCTCCTCATGGATGTGACACCCGAACAGGTGAATGGCTACGTGCGAAAGCACTGCAAAGAGTACTATGAGATGCCTCCGGACTTTGTCTTCAAAGATATCCGGATGCTTCTGAAGTCTCCCATGCTTGTCGGCCTCCAGATTCGTAAACAGAAGGTTCTGCTACCGTTTACAAAGCCCTGTCCGGGCTATGGGACGATGCTTTATGAGGTGGCGGCAAAGGAAGAAGACCTTGATTTTATCCGTAACAACCTCTTGAAGGTCTCGGAGTGACTGCTCCTCCACCAACGCGGGGGCTTTCCGCCTGCCCCCTTTTGTAAGCGGGGCAGTTGCTCAAGTATCGCACCTGCTCTCCGGGTTGCCGGGTGGACGTCTGCGGGGACGGGGCGGGAGCAACCTGCAACGACCCCGGGACTGCAACTGTTCACGAAAATGGGCAGGCAGCTCTCAAATATCGCCTAAAATAGCTTTCTTGACGCTCAAATCATAAATCTGCTCCCATTTCAGCAGATCCTGCCGCCCGGGTGGAGTGGTATGACCGATCGCTATATAGCCCCTGACGGAAAAACCTTATAGCGATCATTGTGGGCATTAAAGAGTGGGTAATCCCTCAGGACAAGGTTTTTTTTGATCTCTTCGACAGGATGGCCGCAACAGTTGTTACCGCAGCCGATCTGCTGGTCGAATTCGTCGAGAATTTCGAGAACGTGAAAGAGCAGTGCTACAGGATGAAGCAGATCGAGCACCAGGGAGACGAGATTACACACCAGATCTACGAGCAGCTGAACCGGACGTTCATCACGCCACTTGAGCCGGAAGAGATCTCCCGGCTTGCATCGGCGCTGGACGATATCCTCGATTACATCGACGGCACTGTGCAGCAGATGTACGGCTACGGCATCACCGAGACCGACGCCCATATGGTCGAACTTGCAAAGTTGATCCAGCTCAGCGTCATCGAGATCGAGAAGGCCGTCAACAGCATCAGGTCGATCAATGACCCGGGTATGATCGAGGAACGGTGCATTGAAGTGAACCGTCTGGAGAATATCGCAGACAATGTCCTTGGCCATGCCATCATGGATCTCTTCAAAACGGAGGATGCGATCACTATCATAAAACTCAAGGATATCTACGAAAACCTGGAGATAGCGACTGATAAGTGTGAAGATGTCGCAAATGTCCTGAGCGATATAGCTATCAGACACACCTGACCGCTATGGACCTGATCATCATCCTCGGCATCCTGCTCGCGTTACTCTTCAATTTCGCGAACGGCCTGAACGATGCCGCCAATTCGATCGCTACCATCATTGCGACCAAGGCCCTGACGCCCCTGCAGGCGGTGCTCCTCGCGGGAGTCTTCAACCTCCTTGGCCCCCTTATTTTTACCACAGCGATTGCAGCGACCATCGGGAGGGGGATCGTCGACCCCATATTCCTCACACCGCCGCTGATCCTCATGGCCATGGTCGGTGCGGTTCTCTGGGTCCTTGCGACTTCATATCTCGGAATCCCCGTATCCAGCAGCCATGCCCTTATAGGGGGGCTTCTTGGCGCCGGGATTGCAGCCGCCGGGATTGGCGCAGTCTTCTGGCCGTCGCTTGCCCTGCTTAAGCAGGTCATCGTCTACGGATTCGCCGGGGCGATTCCCGGTGCTATCATCACTGGTGTGTTTGCGCTCTGGAAGGGTGACTTCAAGCCGTGGAACCTGCTCCTCGGCGGGCTCATCGGGATGACGATAGCCATCCCGCTTGCCATCGCAACCGGGTTTTTGAAGATCAACGGTATCCTGGCGGTCGTTCTCTTCATTGTCATCTCCCCCATGCTCGGGCTCATATCCGCGTTTGCCCTCGGTATCATCGTCGCCCGCATCTTCCGCAACTACCCTCCACGGCGCCTGACGAGTCACTTCAGAAACCTCCAGATATTCTCGGGGTCGCTTCAGGCAGCAGGTCACGGTGGCAACGATGCCCAGAACGCGATGGGAATCATCACCGCCATGCTCCTTGCCGGCGGGTTGATCTCCGAGTTTGTCGTCCCGCTCTGGGTTATACTGGCATCATCGCTCGCCATATCGGTCGGAACACTCCTTGGCGGATGGCGCGTCGTGGATAAGATGGCCAACCGGATCACAAAGATACGCCCCTACCAGGGGTTCTGCGCCTCGACCGCTGCCGGGAGCGTCCTTTCGCTGATGAACGTCTTTGGCGTTCCTGTCTCGACGACCCACGCGATAACCGGCGCGATCATGGGTGTCGGCGCGACCCGCGGCTACTCGGCAGTTAAGTGGGGCGTGGTTCGTGAGATCCTTATTGCATGGCTCCTGACCATACCAGCGGCGGCGGTCGTGGCCGGGATCTGCTTCTTTGCCGCCCGGATCCTCTCCGGCGGAGTTATATGACGGGGCCGCCTCCATGGAACTCCCCGGACTACCGGCCATGCGGAGAACCCGGTTCACCCTCTATCTTCACCGGTCGGGTCGACTGACCGGTACACCCCTATCGACGATCCGGGGCAGTCCGGCCATTCTGAGGGGAGGCGGCCTGGCTGCCCATGAGCATCGGTTCACTTAATGCCTGCAACAACCAAGTATTCTTCAGAAATGCGTGAACCGGCAGTAAAAAAGATTCTCTACTGGTGCGACAACTGCAACGTCCCCCTCATCGGGCGCACCTGCGCGTGCGGTGCCAGGAGCAGGGAGATCCCGCTCCTGCAGCCACATGATGTCCGCCCTGCACTGGCAGCGGATATGGCCCTTATCCGGAGCCTTCTTGCCGCGCAGTTCGGCGATATCCCCCTGCCGGGAGTCGTGCTCCTGAACAAGACCGGCGGTACCGACAGGGCCGACCTCGTGATCGTGCACGGCGACCGGTTCGGCTGGCTCACGTTTGACCCGGTCACCCGGCAGTTCAGCCTCGATATCGCCCCTGAGGCGCTCCCGTACATCCTGCCGCATGCAACCCGCGGCATCGTCGACCTCGAGGCAGAGCGTGCCGTGAACGCCCACAAGGGGCGCATCGGCGGGAAACGGTTCCCCTTATCGACCCCTGTGCCCGACGGGACTGTTATCGTCTCCTACAAAAACCGGTTTGGCACAGGTGTCGTGAAGGACGGGCAGGTCCGGGTGAAGGAACTCGTCCCCGTCGAGCCCCGGACTCGCCCCGACCCTGGCTGGGACGTGGTGATCGGGAAGAACCGGTATCACCTGAAGAACCTTGAGCGCAACGCAGTCCGCACCATCAGAAAGCACATGAACGACCGGCCGTGCGTGAACGTATCGTTCTCCGGCGGCAAGGACAGCACCGCCGCCCTCCACCTTGCCCGTAAGGCAGGGGTGGAGAAGGCGTTCTTCATCGATACCGGGATCGAACTCCCGGAGACGGTGGAGTTCGTGGCGTCGCAGGGCGTCGAGATCATCAGGAAAGGCGGCGACTTTTTCCAGGCGGTCGAGAAGGCAGGCCCGCCGGGGAAGGACCTCCGCTGGTGCTGCAAACTCCTGAAACTCCACCCCTTAAAGATCTACCTTAGCAGCATCGGCCCCTGTGTCACCATCCAGGGGAACCGCTGGTACGAGTCCTGGAACCGTGCTGACCTTGACGAGACAAGTCAGAACCCGGCAAACCCCCTGCAGCTGAACGTCTCGCCGATACGGAACTGGCGGGCGCTCGAGGTTTTCCTCTACCTCTGGTGGCGCAAGGCCCCCATAAACCCGCTCTATGAGAAGGGGCTTGAGCGGATAGGCTGTTATCTCTGCCCGGCGGCACTCGAGAGCGAGTACGAGGGGCTCCGGAAGATGCACCCGGAACTGACCGAACGCTGGGACGGGTTCCTCGAGCGGTGGGCAAAGAAGACAGGGATGCCGGACGCCTACCACCAGTGGGGGCTCTGGCGGTGGCGGGCGCTGCCGCCGAAGATGCGTGAACTCTGCAGGGACCAGGGCATCCCCCTCAACGATGACTTTACGTTGCAGGCGGCCCCGGTGAAGGAATTGATAGAGGTGGCAGAGATGGAGACTGCACGATCCTGTGAGCCGGCATCACCGGCAGGAAAAGAATTTTCCGCAGAAGAGATCCGCCGGGATTTCCCGATCCTTGGCGATATTATCTACCTGGACAACGCTGCGACGAGTTTCTCGCCTGAGCCGGTGGTAGAGGCACTCGTCGAGTTCGAGCACCGTTACCGGGCCAACGTCGGCAGGGGAATCCACCGCCTGACGCAGATCGCGACCCAGCGCTACTGGCATGCCCACGAGAAGGTGGCCCGGTTCATCGGCGGGGAAGCGGGCGTCACCATCTTTACGAAGAACACCACGGAAGCGATCAACATGGTTGCGCAGGGGCTCTCCTGGAAGCCGGGCGACCGTGTGGTGACCACTGTCCTTGAGCACCACTCAAACCTCCTGCCGTGGAGAGCGCTTGGCAAGCAGGGCGTCTCCCTCGACGTGATCGGGATCGATGCCGACTACTCGCTTGACCTCGCCGCGCTCGAGGAGACCCTGGAGAGAGGCGGTGTCCGGCTTGTCGCCGTCACCCACGCCTCAAACGTGCTCGGCGTGACGACGCCGGTCGAGGAGATTGCCGGAATGTGCCAAAAACACGGTGCCCTGCTCCTGGTGGACGCCGCACAGTCTCTGCCGCACATGCCGGTGGACGTCTCGCGTCTCGGCTGCGACTTCCTCTGCTTCTCGGGGCACAAGGTCTTCGGGCCGACCGGCACCGGTGTTCTCTGGATGCGGGAGGCGATCCTCGAGCCATCGGTCCTTGGCGGCGGTATGGTCGAGAGCGTGACGGCGGAGGAGTTTGTGCCAGCCGAGGGCTACCAGCGATATGAGGCCGGGACGCCGAACGTCGGCGGCGGGATAGCGCTCGGTGTCGCCGTGGACTACCTCTCGACGATCGGGATGGAGAGGATACACCAGTATGAGGAGCGCCTGACCGCCCGACTCATCGAAGGGCTCTCCCGGATCGAGGGGGTCAGGGTCTATGCCTCCCGGAGGGCCGGGTCACGCATCGGTGTCGTCTCGTTCACCATCGACGGCCTTCACCCGCAGGAGGTCGCCCACCTACTCGACGAAGAGGCGGATATTCTGGTGCGGTCGGGGCACCACTGCTGCCAGCCGCTCATGGAGCATCTCGGCCTTCCAAACGGGACGGTGCGGGCGAGCCTTGCGGCCTACACAACCGAGCAGGAG is a genomic window of Methanoculleus bourgensis MS2 containing:
- the nth gene encoding endonuclease III, which produces MNREIACEVYRRLLAHYPIVGGKRHFIDFDSPFESLILTILSAQTTDRAVNAIRDDLFSRYPTPEALARAEPEEVEPLIRSIGFHHSKARYIVGTARKLISDFGGEVPRTIAELQSLPGVGRKTANIVLSHAFGINVGIAVDTHVRRVSKRIGFTDSTNPDIIERDLMALFPEEAWQDINYLLIRLGREVCTAQNPKHEECFVADLCRYYRDLRRYYRDLRAGEE
- a CDS encoding nitroreductase family protein — encoded protein: MAITKLFGRSPAGKGFESFLDLARNRYSVGSFTKAAVEEEKLNAVLEAARLAPTAANRQPFRFIVIRTAGKERELGRIYDRTFFLEAPLLVCACTVSSEAWTRSDGKNYSDVDVAIAVDHLTLAAASLGLGTHWVAAFDTTAAREVLGIPEGVEPVAFTPLGYPADRPRAKRRKELSELVRYEHW
- a CDS encoding DUF1894 domain-containing protein, whose protein sequence is MASRCVNNLGGKVLLMDVTPEQVNGYVRKHCKEYYEMPPDFVFKDIRMLLKSPMLVGLQIRKQKVLLPFTKPCPGYGTMLYEVAAKEEDLDFIRNNLLKVSE
- a CDS encoding DUF47 domain-containing protein, with protein sequence MAATVVTAADLLVEFVENFENVKEQCYRMKQIEHQGDEITHQIYEQLNRTFITPLEPEEISRLASALDDILDYIDGTVQQMYGYGITETDAHMVELAKLIQLSVIEIEKAVNSIRSINDPGMIEERCIEVNRLENIADNVLGHAIMDLFKTEDAITIIKLKDIYENLEIATDKCEDVANVLSDIAIRHT
- a CDS encoding inorganic phosphate transporter — translated: MDLIIILGILLALLFNFANGLNDAANSIATIIATKALTPLQAVLLAGVFNLLGPLIFTTAIAATIGRGIVDPIFLTPPLILMAMVGAVLWVLATSYLGIPVSSSHALIGGLLGAGIAAAGIGAVFWPSLALLKQVIVYGFAGAIPGAIITGVFALWKGDFKPWNLLLGGLIGMTIAIPLAIATGFLKINGILAVVLFIVISPMLGLISAFALGIIVARIFRNYPPRRLTSHFRNLQIFSGSLQAAGHGGNDAQNAMGIITAMLLAGGLISEFVVPLWVILASSLAISVGTLLGGWRVVDKMANRITKIRPYQGFCASTAAGSVLSLMNVFGVPVSTTHAITGAIMGVGATRGYSAVKWGVVREILIAWLLTIPAAAVVAGICFFAARILSGGVI
- a CDS encoding aminotransferase class V-fold PLP-dependent enzyme; translated protein: MPATTKYSSEMREPAVKKILYWCDNCNVPLIGRTCACGARSREIPLLQPHDVRPALAADMALIRSLLAAQFGDIPLPGVVLLNKTGGTDRADLVIVHGDRFGWLTFDPVTRQFSLDIAPEALPYILPHATRGIVDLEAERAVNAHKGRIGGKRFPLSTPVPDGTVIVSYKNRFGTGVVKDGQVRVKELVPVEPRTRPDPGWDVVIGKNRYHLKNLERNAVRTIRKHMNDRPCVNVSFSGGKDSTAALHLARKAGVEKAFFIDTGIELPETVEFVASQGVEIIRKGGDFFQAVEKAGPPGKDLRWCCKLLKLHPLKIYLSSIGPCVTIQGNRWYESWNRADLDETSQNPANPLQLNVSPIRNWRALEVFLYLWWRKAPINPLYEKGLERIGCYLCPAALESEYEGLRKMHPELTERWDGFLERWAKKTGMPDAYHQWGLWRWRALPPKMRELCRDQGIPLNDDFTLQAAPVKELIEVAEMETARSCEPASPAGKEFSAEEIRRDFPILGDIIYLDNAATSFSPEPVVEALVEFEHRYRANVGRGIHRLTQIATQRYWHAHEKVARFIGGEAGVTIFTKNTTEAINMVAQGLSWKPGDRVVTTVLEHHSNLLPWRALGKQGVSLDVIGIDADYSLDLAALEETLERGGVRLVAVTHASNVLGVTTPVEEIAGMCQKHGALLLVDAAQSLPHMPVDVSRLGCDFLCFSGHKVFGPTGTGVLWMREAILEPSVLGGGMVESVTAEEFVPAEGYQRYEAGTPNVGGGIALGVAVDYLSTIGMERIHQYEERLTARLIEGLSRIEGVRVYASRRAGSRIGVVSFTIDGLHPQEVAHLLDEEADILVRSGHHCCQPLMEHLGLPNGTVRASLAAYTTEQEIDLLLAAVSEISRGR